From a single Maylandia zebra isolate NMK-2024a linkage group LG3, Mzebra_GT3a, whole genome shotgun sequence genomic region:
- the LOC101464695 gene encoding uncharacterized protein LOC101464695, with protein sequence MLATGSVSLLLSSFLFCFCFYNPSHAFSLKNCIIPYPQEENNTSILCTDHDLTAIPDDIPRNVTSLNLSSNKISNITCKDLRDLAKLKILNAESNVIVHIDDGAFADLAELTVLVLARNNLSKVTENMFRGLSQLKELSLNKNLISSISQAAFQSLVNIISVDLSYNSLSEIAIIAPVLTLPHLQNLCIGGNDFTSFQSSDLPLNSSNIRELDIIWCKLRKFSITKDMFPHLQLLDFRRCNSKIEWNVTNKTFLRSLTSLYLDGNNVTFEAYSKMLKTADSLKHLKLYFMKIPIKRGLIDIACQIPSLHILDIGSSKITHANDNLLRSCSQLTELSLPFNKMETMSDHALQSMTQLKHLDLQKNVLSKVPLALRGLSKLEVLDLSFNVISELNSSDFNHLRALRHLNLNHNRISRITPHIFQNLPNLKVLKIETNGIFSFEHSFKGNLEKLKYLYLNNNTLADLQEGDFKKLHSLDHLELQSDDSCIDHSGIFEELKSLQTLKVSCRGYVKEYFRGLTNLNTLVFHITKNQNIQHHAHPFSYLTKLKKLIIFDKRETHEDIPSDVLNGLTSLEYLWMEKFFMGSLHPDTFKYTPQLKSLKISNSEISNLTSEVFWPVPNLTMLDFSNNKLRSLDFLADAKLQALTWLKLSDNTLTLVSQNVIISLPALTYLDLASNRLTCECSSIDFNEWIQNSSQTQIVNAHQYTCAFPVSQQGKKFLDFEIDSCRMDANFLYFISSFFLVVLTLLISFIHHFLRWHLTYTYYLFLAFLYDNKRRKKGIPHSYDAFVSYNVHDEAWVCGELLPELEGQQGWKLCLHHRDFEPGKPIVENITDAIYNSRKTICVISQHYLQSEWCSREIQMASYRLFDEHKDVLIMVFLEDIPANQLSPYFQIRSLVKKRSYLSWPQAVQHTGVFWQKIQQALKREENPAEHRCLLTGYQRVIQ encoded by the exons ATGCTAGCTACAGGAAGTGTGTCTCTGCTACTCAGCTCATTTCTGTTCTGCTTCTGTTTCTATAACCCCTCACATGCTTTTTCACTGAAAAACTGCATAATTCCCTATCCTCAAGAGGAAAATAATACATCCATTTTATGCACAGACCATGACCTCACTGCTATTCCAGATGACATTCCCAGAAATGTAACATCACTGAATCTCTCCTCAAATAAGATTTCAAACATCACCTGCAAAGATTTAAGAGATTTAGCTAAGCTCAAAATTTTAAACGCTGAAAGTAATGTGATTGTACACATTGATGATGGAGCTTTTGCAGACTTGGCAGAGTTAACGGTTCTAGTCTTGGCTAGAAATAACCTCTCAAAGGTGACAGAAAATATGTTTCGGGGTCTTTCACAATTAAAAGAATTATCTCTGAATAAAAACCTGATCTCATCCATCTCGCAGGCGGCCTTTCAGTCCCTGGTCAACATAATCTCAGTAGATCTGAGCTACAATTCTCTGTCTGAAATTGCAATTATTGCTCCAGTATTAACACTTCCACACTTACAAAATTTGTGCATTGGGGGAAATGATTTTACTTCTTTCCAGTCCTCCGACCTGCCTTTAAATAGCTCAAACATTAGGGAACTGGATATAATTTGGTGTAAACTCAGAAAATTCAGTATTACAAAAGACATGTTTCCTCATCTGCAGTTACTGGACTTCAGGAGATGTAATAGTAAGATTGAATGGaatgtaacaaacaaaacattcttGAGGAGCCTAACTTCCCTCTACTTGGATGGGAATAATGTTACTTTTGAGGCATACAGCAAGATGCTAAAGACTGCTGACTCACTTAAACATCTTAAACTGTACTTCATGAAAATTCCGATAAAACGTGGTCTTATAGATATTGCCTGCCAGATTCCTTCTCTACACATTCTCGATATAGGGAGTAGCAAAATTACCCACGCAAATGATAACCTGCTGCGGTCTTGCTCCCAACTTACTGAGCTTAGTTTACCTTTTAATAAGATGGAAACAATGTCTGATCATGCACTCCAATCAATGACACAGCTCAAGCACCTGGACCTGCAGAAGAACGTTTTATCCAAAGTGCCGCTTGCTCTCCGGGGACTCTCCAAATTGGAAGTTCTGGACCTGAGCTTCAATGTCATCAGCGAACTCAACAGCTCTGACTTTAATCATCTGAGGGCACTCAGACACCTCAATCTAAACCACAATCGCATTTCCCGAATCACACCGCATATTTTTCAAAATCTGCCTAATTTGAAAGTCCTGAAAATAGAAACGAATGGAATTTTTTCTTTTGAGCATAGCTTCAAAGGAAATttagaaaaactaaaatatttgtatttgaaCAACAACACTTTGGCAGATTTACAGGAAGGAGACTTCAAAAAACTCCATTCCCTCGATCACTTGGAATTACAATCAGATGACAGTTGCATTGATCATTCGGGAATATTTGAAGAACTTAAAAGTCTCCAAACTCTTAAAGTGTCATGTAGGGGTTACGTAAAAGAGTATTTTAGGGGACTAACAAACTTAAATACTCTGGTCTTCCATATTACCAAAAATCAGAACATACAACATCATGCACATCCTTTCTCATATTTAACCAAATTGAAGAAACTTATTATCTTTGATAAAAGGGAAACTCACGAGGATATTCCGTCAGACGTACTTAATGGTCTGACATCTTTAGAGTACTTATGGATGGAGAAATTTTTTATGGGGTCATTGCACCCCGACACATTTAAATACACCCCCCAGCTGAAGTCTCTGAAGATATCTAATAGTGAGATTTCAAATTTAACATCTGAAGTGTTCTGGCCTGTCCCAAACCTGACAATGCTCGACTTCTCTAACAACAAACTCAGATCTTTGGATTTCCTGGCTGATGCCAAACTGCAGGCACTCACCTGGCTGAAACTCAGCGACAATACATTGACACTAGTCAGTCAGAATGTGATCATCTCCCTCCCTGCTTTGACCTATCTGGATCTAGCTTCCAACCGCCTAACATGTGAATGCTCTAGCATTGATTTTAATGAGTGGATTCAAAACAGCAGCCAGACACAGATCGTTAATGCTCACCAGTACACTTGTGCATTTCCTGTGAGCCAACAGGGGAAAAAATTCCTGGACTTTGAAATCGACTCCTGTCGGATGGATGCTAATTTTCTCTACTTCATTTCTAGCTTTTTTCTAGTTGtgcttactcttcttatatccTTCATTCACCACTTCCTGAGGTGGCACCTCACCTATACCTACTACCTCTTCCTGGCCTTCCTCTATGATaataagaggaggaagaaaggtATTCCTCACAGCTACGATGCCTTTGTCTCCTACAATGTTCATGATGAAGCTTGGGTCTGTGGAGAGTTGCTTCCAGAGCTGGAGGGTCAACAGGGCTGGAAACTCTGTCTGCACCACAGAGACTTTGAACCAG gtAAGCCCATTGTAGAAAACATCACAGATGCCATCTATAACAGCAGGAAGACTATCTGTGTGATCAGCCAGCATTACCTGCAGAGTGAGTGGTGCTCCAGAGAAATCCAGATGGCCAG CTACCGTCTGTTTGATGAACATAAGGATGTGTTGATCATGGTGTTTCTGGAGGACATACCAGCCAACCAGCTGTCTCCATACTTCCAAATTAGGAGTCTGGTGAAGAAGCGTAGCTACCTGAGTTGGCCACAGGCTGTTCAGCACACTGGAGTCTTCTGGCAGAAAATACAACAAGCTCTCAAGAGAGAAGAAAACCCTGCTGAGCACAGGTGCCTCCTCACTGGCTACCAGAGAGTCATCCAGTGA
- the LOC101464980 gene encoding toll-like receptor 13 produces MFAFQVQISQPFSQLFSQSAISCFRHSSLTINTLNRHRKPIVENITEAIYCSRKTICVISQHYLQSEWCSKEIQMASFRLFNEHKDVMIMVFLEDIPAKQLSPYFQIRSLVKKRSYLSWPQAVQHTGVFWQKIQQALKREENPAEHRCLLTGYQRVIQ; encoded by the exons atgtttgccttccaAGTTCAGATCAGTCAGCCGTTCAGTCAGTTATTCAGTCAGTCAGCCATCTCCTGTTTTCGTCATTCGTCCCTCACAATAAACACCCTGAATCGTCAcc gtaAGCCCATCGTCGAAAACATTACAGAGGCTATCTATTGTAGCAGAAAGACTATCTGTGTGATCAGCCAGCATTACCTGCAAAGTGAGTGGTGCTCCAAAGAAATCCAGATGGCCAG CTTCCGTCTCTTCAATGAGCACAAGGATGTGATGATCATGGTGTTTCTGGAGGACATACCAGCCAAGCAGCTGTCTCCATACTTCCAAATTAGGAGTCTGGTGAAGAAGCGTAGCTACCTGAGTTGGCCACAGGCTGTTCAGCACACTGGAGTCTTCTGGCAGAAAATACAACAAGCTCTCAAGAGAGAAGAAAACCCTGCTGAGCACAGGTGCCTCCTCACTGGCTACCAGAGAGTCATCCAGTGA